In a single window of the Pseudobacteriovorax antillogorgiicola genome:
- a CDS encoding histidine biosynthesis protein HisIE, giving the protein MKATKKKTAKRAAAKKKTTKKKVAKKTTAKKKATRKKAAKKTTAKKKATRKSTAKKKVAKKKATKKKVARKKATKKKVAKKKVAKKKTTKKKVAKKKATKKKVAKKKTTRKKVAKKKAAKRATTKRKTTRRKASASA; this is encoded by the coding sequence TTGAAAGCAACTAAGAAGAAAACAGCTAAGAGAGCTGCCGCAAAAAAGAAGACGACAAAGAAAAAAGTCGCGAAGAAAACCACTGCTAAGAAAAAAGCCACTCGTAAGAAGGCGGCGAAAAAAACCACCGCCAAGAAAAAAGCCACTCGCAAGTCGACTGCGAAAAAGAAGGTAGCCAAGAAAAAAGCAACTAAGAAGAAAGTTGCAAGAAAGAAAGCTACTAAGAAAAAAGTCGCGAAAAAGAAGGTAGCTAAGAAAAAAACAACTAAGAAAAAAGTTGCAAAGAAGAAGGCTACTAAGAAAAAAGTCGCAAAGAAGAAAACGACTCGCAAAAAAGTAGCAAAGAAAAAAGCTGCTAAGCGTGCTACGACTAAAAGAAAGACCACGCGACGTAAGGCTAGCGCCTCTGCCTAG
- a CDS encoding PilZ domain-containing protein: MGSPLVLEKRRKQRRALTGLLPGSLLNQQGDKVNARPVDISPEGLGIVTDLILDLGHILFLKTHNQHIELEVSWGKRDFGKNNLYRYGLRVRDGSNLETIFESAGCLK; encoded by the coding sequence ATGGGGAGTCCCCTTGTTCTTGAAAAAAGGCGAAAGCAGAGACGAGCACTCACAGGTTTGCTCCCAGGGTCTTTATTGAACCAACAGGGAGATAAGGTCAACGCCCGACCCGTAGACATCTCACCGGAGGGCCTAGGGATTGTTACCGATCTAATTTTGGATTTGGGTCACATTCTATTTCTCAAGACTCACAACCAACACATCGAGCTAGAAGTTTCTTGGGGAAAACGAGACTTCGGTAAGAACAACCTTTACCGATATGGGTTACGAGTCCGCGATGGAAGTAATTTAGAAACAATTTTTGAGTCCGCGGGTTGCTTAAAGTAA
- a CDS encoding ABC transporter ATP-binding protein produces MLTLSSFARRFALNLWPWYLVGTIFLAATNLITLEIPQLAKRIVNGLNDVSSSQDQLIQFAVAIVLLGGLQILARSLSRILIFWPGRKLEATSKSALFGKAMTLPQLFLERFGMGDLISRLSNDLSQVRVFFAFAVLQILNLAFLSVFTIFKMLGAHIQLTLMCLIPIALMLVITQFIMPRLARYSRENQEAIGSLTNRVTEAFTNVHVIQSNGAEQTFQDRVDEENEKVYATNMNVVTFRTLFFPLLTSLTGVSQMMVIAYGGLQVFQGEITVGDLLAFNIYLAYLAFPLTSLGIVLSIYQRSKTAIERLSPIDEEPSESAGEAQSTHDESILLRIQDLSYRYPRQEGNERAVLEDINLEVRDGEKIGICGSVGSGKSTLFNLITRIYDPPPGTIFWKGRDVVGISPRDLRQDIAYALQSAQLFSASISENLKFGIAKAPDQNELQRAAQAAQIYEDITEFDRAWETQIGEKGVRLSGGQKQRLALARLFLRNPPLLLLDDVLSAVDNHTEAQLISYLDRQKQSMIISSHRTSVLRSCDRVLLLDRGRIIDQGDFDFLAAKHPHIKEDTHES; encoded by the coding sequence TTGCTAACCCTATCCAGTTTTGCGCGAAGATTTGCATTGAATCTGTGGCCGTGGTATTTAGTAGGCACAATTTTTTTAGCCGCAACAAATCTGATTACACTTGAGATTCCCCAACTTGCTAAACGCATCGTTAACGGACTCAATGATGTCAGTAGTTCGCAAGATCAATTGATTCAGTTTGCTGTTGCTATTGTACTTCTGGGGGGACTTCAGATTCTCGCTCGAAGCCTGTCTCGAATATTAATTTTCTGGCCAGGACGAAAGCTTGAAGCGACATCTAAGTCGGCCTTATTTGGCAAGGCCATGACCTTACCACAACTCTTCCTTGAGCGTTTTGGGATGGGCGATCTCATCTCGCGTCTTTCCAATGACCTTAGTCAGGTTCGAGTTTTTTTCGCATTTGCAGTGTTGCAAATCCTGAATCTAGCATTCCTCTCGGTATTCACCATTTTCAAGATGCTAGGTGCCCATATCCAGCTCACCTTGATGTGTTTGATTCCTATCGCGCTCATGCTGGTCATCACTCAATTTATCATGCCCCGGTTGGCTCGTTATTCACGGGAAAACCAAGAGGCTATCGGCTCCCTTACCAATCGCGTGACCGAAGCTTTCACCAACGTACATGTGATTCAAAGCAATGGTGCTGAGCAAACGTTCCAAGATCGAGTCGATGAAGAAAATGAAAAAGTTTACGCCACAAACATGAACGTGGTGACATTTCGAACACTATTCTTCCCCCTGCTCACCAGTCTGACAGGGGTATCTCAGATGATGGTCATCGCCTATGGTGGCTTGCAGGTTTTTCAAGGTGAAATCACAGTTGGCGACCTTTTGGCCTTCAACATTTATCTTGCCTACTTGGCATTTCCTTTGACCTCTCTTGGCATCGTTCTATCTATTTATCAAAGATCGAAAACAGCCATCGAAAGATTATCTCCTATTGATGAAGAACCTTCAGAATCAGCTGGCGAAGCTCAATCAACCCACGATGAAAGCATTTTGTTGAGAATTCAGGATTTAAGCTACCGCTACCCAAGACAAGAGGGCAATGAGCGAGCTGTTCTAGAAGATATCAACCTAGAGGTTCGAGATGGCGAGAAAATTGGGATTTGCGGCTCCGTGGGATCAGGGAAGTCCACACTCTTCAATTTGATCACGAGAATCTACGACCCACCCCCTGGAACGATTTTTTGGAAGGGGCGCGACGTCGTTGGCATATCACCCCGAGACCTGCGCCAGGATATCGCCTATGCCCTGCAAAGTGCCCAACTATTTTCAGCATCCATCTCAGAGAACTTGAAGTTTGGCATTGCAAAGGCTCCTGATCAGAACGAACTCCAAAGGGCCGCTCAAGCTGCCCAAATTTATGAAGACATCACTGAATTTGACCGGGCTTGGGAGACACAGATTGGAGAGAAAGGCGTGCGGCTTTCAGGTGGTCAAAAACAGCGATTAGCATTGGCAAGGCTTTTCCTTAGAAACCCTCCATTGCTGCTACTGGACGATGTCCTCTCCGCAGTTGACAACCATACAGAGGCACAACTCATCAGCTATCTGGATCGCCAAAAACAATCGATGATTATATCCTCTCATCGCACCAGTGTCCTGCGTTCCTGTGATCGGGTTTTACTTCTTGATCGTGGCCGTATCATAGATCAAGGAGACTTTGATTTCTTGGCCGCAAAGCATCCCCACATAAAAGAGGATACCCATGAATCCTAA
- a CDS encoding ImmA/IrrE family metallo-endopeptidase produces the protein MIAIFPEIASAAGDKQIETASYLVRKYFGLKQAFSPTLDVTGLCRAIGIPVDTSSFSDFGALAVKDEKGRFSAKIVIKSLANPLEQNFLIAHLLGHFFLHVQPYLVRGEWQNTGFKEIYNPALRFQQSNYDGILEPMRSMEIEADHFASAMLLPKAMLKKALQKLKTIDAMAQFFNMNGALIERRLESSGLVSETAPRDFRNAERSIRDQQSSKSMNSLEIAAPDPVNASQKSPQSRSSEGNSAERVSRTMAVHGYKRGGKKEGKSPKAISQGEGDASPIEESLKMFRKLAHRLDSTVKSDD, from the coding sequence ATGATCGCGATATTTCCCGAGATCGCATCAGCAGCTGGCGACAAGCAAATCGAGACAGCGAGCTATTTGGTGCGCAAGTACTTTGGATTGAAACAAGCGTTTAGCCCGACTTTGGATGTTACTGGTCTATGCCGAGCGATTGGCATTCCAGTCGATACTTCCAGTTTTAGTGATTTTGGCGCTCTCGCTGTGAAGGACGAGAAGGGGAGGTTTTCCGCAAAGATCGTCATCAAGAGTTTGGCTAATCCTCTGGAGCAAAACTTTCTGATCGCCCACCTTCTGGGGCATTTCTTTCTTCATGTGCAACCTTATTTAGTTCGCGGTGAATGGCAGAACACTGGCTTCAAGGAAATCTATAATCCTGCACTGAGGTTTCAACAATCCAACTACGATGGCATATTAGAGCCTATGAGATCGATGGAAATCGAAGCGGATCACTTTGCATCGGCAATGCTGTTGCCAAAAGCCATGCTTAAGAAGGCTCTCCAAAAACTCAAGACCATCGATGCCATGGCCCAATTTTTTAATATGAATGGGGCGTTGATCGAAAGGCGACTGGAGTCTTCCGGACTTGTTAGCGAAACCGCGCCTCGTGACTTTAGAAATGCTGAACGGTCCATTCGTGATCAGCAGAGCAGTAAGTCAATGAACTCCCTTGAAATAGCTGCTCCGGATCCTGTGAACGCTTCTCAGAAATCACCCCAAAGTCGCTCCTCAGAGGGGAATTCTGCGGAGCGAGTTAGCCGAACAATGGCCGTGCATGGATATAAAAGGGGTGGCAAAAAAGAAGGAAAGTCACCGAAAGCAATTAGTCAAGGAGAGGGCGACGCGAGTCCTATTGAGGAAAGTTTGAAAATGTTTCGAAAGCTTGCACATCGGCTGGACTCAACTGTTAAATCGGACGACTAG
- a CDS encoding ABC transporter ATP-binding protein codes for MTSLLQLDHVKLTYPSSKFTLGPIQFHLNKGQCIGIMGENGAGKTTLFQLITGNIKSDEGDIQLNNQKMAPDKFELKRHVGYLPQNLELPKWVSGKEILSYSISLYGLENPEALCHQTLEYWDCLSFSHKPLAACSHGMKKRVALGLATLHEPDLLILDEPFSGLDLYHIRALQNLIQQRKEQGKATFLCTHIAPYTARLCDDLVVLRQGQLTPLDGWKQQDYLQKIQMIEDLFFEQGAPSC; via the coding sequence ATGACAAGTCTACTCCAACTGGATCATGTTAAACTCACTTACCCTAGTAGCAAATTTACCCTTGGTCCCATCCAATTCCATCTCAATAAAGGCCAGTGTATAGGTATTATGGGCGAGAATGGTGCTGGGAAGACCACACTTTTCCAGCTCATCACAGGCAACATAAAGTCCGACGAAGGGGACATACAACTTAATAATCAGAAGATGGCTCCAGATAAATTTGAGCTAAAACGCCACGTTGGTTACCTACCGCAAAATCTCGAACTACCAAAGTGGGTTTCTGGAAAAGAAATTCTATCTTACAGCATCAGCCTGTATGGCCTAGAAAACCCGGAAGCCCTCTGCCATCAAACACTGGAATACTGGGACTGCCTTTCATTCTCTCACAAGCCTCTAGCCGCCTGTTCTCATGGAATGAAGAAGAGAGTCGCCCTTGGGCTGGCAACGCTCCATGAGCCAGACCTCTTGATACTCGACGAACCATTTTCAGGCTTAGATCTGTATCACATTCGAGCCCTTCAGAACTTGATTCAGCAACGTAAAGAGCAAGGCAAAGCAACCTTTCTTTGCACCCATATTGCACCATATACTGCAAGACTTTGTGACGATCTAGTAGTCCTAAGACAAGGCCAACTCACGCCTCTGGATGGATGGAAGCAGCAAGACTACTTGCAGAAAATTCAAATGATCGAAGACCTGTTTTTCGAGCAAGGAGCACCATCTTGCTAA